In Vulpes lagopus strain Blue_001 chromosome 15, ASM1834538v1, whole genome shotgun sequence, the sequence TGGAATAGAAAAGTAATTGAGAAATAAGGTGAGAACTACAGATACCAGTTATCTTCTATTCTTTGAATTGCAGCCTATAAAGGACAAAAAGATAACACTGGATGATGCGAGGAGACACTGGAGAACTTGTTTCCTATGGAATCTAGAGTTATGTGaacaggagaaggagcagagggctTCCTCTCTGGTCCAATGAGCTCATATACTCCGGAACCAGTTGTAGGATAAAGGTCAGGGTGCTTCAATTTTCAAGATCTCTGCACTGCCCTCTAACCAGAGGAATAGGCTAGTAGTGCCTTCTATTTTCAGTTCTCCATCTGACTGGCAAGAAAGTCATGTCTACCAATTCATATACAAAAGCCTAGATTAAATATCTTGGATGAGATCCACCTAACTCAATAATTTAGCGATCCAAAGGTTCACTTTGGATTAAttgcttttatcattattaattacTAAGTTTAACAATGATAAAAACCAGTCCATGTTATCTACCCAAACCTTCTGGTCATTTCTCAACACTGAAATCTATTCTCTTTACAATCTGGAACCTACCCTGACAGCTCCAGGCCATGTTAACCAGAAGCTTCCCCTCCGCTTCTCTGTACCACTTCAAGCTTGGAGCTTTCATTTTACTCTTAATAATGAGTCATGGTTGATATTAGTAATTTATATATGCAGATATAATCTTATCTGCTTGGAAGGTGAGTTTCTTAAAAGTTCGggcattcttgtttttcttctttcaatgcTAGCTACTAAAGTAGAATCTTGAATAATAGCTTTAATTAGCAAGTTTTACTGATGGCTGAACAATCTCGGCTACAGGAAGAGAGTTCTGAGTCCTATGTCCTTTCCTCTTTATCTGTTTCCTCCTGTCCTCTGTCTCCCTATCTCAATTTTAACCAAGGTCCATTAAGGCCCTCTATTTCTTCACCCCAGTTTACCTTAGCTCCCATTATTCAttgctcttctccttttcctctttctcctagCATTTCTCACTCCTTAAACCCATTGCCTTGCATCCCTTTCCATTTACACACTCTTCTTACCTGTTCACGTCAGTAGGAAACACCACAACTTCTCTTCAGTCCCTTTATGGAGCCAGGACTAAACCAGCTCCCAAGAGCGGGGGCTTTATAGGAAAATTAGTGGTGTTTGGAATCACCAAGCAACAGAGAGCTATCTTTATTAGTGAGTATATTGGATAGAACAAGAATtatgaaattcataaaaatatgttccTGTACAACAGCTCAGACACATTTCCCTGACATCTTCAAATCCTGCTCCTAGGCCCAAGCAAACTCCATACATCAAGAGCTGTAAGAGCAGCCCTGGCCTTGGGGGCTGACAGTAATGGGTATCTTCTAACACCACCTGCCTAGGTCTAGTAACTACAACCATTTCTCTTCACCCTGCCTTAGGCTACAGAGTCTcagccagggagggaggctcCCTGAATGTCAGAGCAGGATCAGAAGAGTACAGAAAAGTCCTCTCTTTGTTCTCTGCTCTAATATGTACTCCTTCTAACAGGTCTCACTGTCCCCTGGCCATTCCCGTACCCTTTAGACATATtgttgtatttattcattatcaAGCTTACAGGTTAAGTATTATTCTCCAttgtttcacagaggaggaaattgaaaTTCAGAGAGGTTTTGAATAACTATACCCATCTAAAAGTTAACAAGGTACAGAGCTGGCATTCAAATCCATGTATATCTTACTCTAAAGCTCTTACTCTATGCTATACTGCCTTCTGTAGTCAACTATTTCCATTACATCTTCAGAAAATATGGCTATAATACATGGTCCTCAATCTATCTATTCTACAGATTGCTTGCTTCCCAACTGCATGCCCACATCTATTTTAAGCCTCATTTTGACCAGAATCCACCTCTCCATAGTCGGCCGTGAATTAATAATTCTGACCATACCTAATAATCCCTGGCTTTTTATCCTCCATGAAGCATTTTCCTGTCCATACTCTTATATCTTTATTGAGCACACTGAGCAAAGATGTCTATGCCAATGAGTAGCTGAAGGAATTAAGTAACTCCATAAAGTTACACAATAAATAAGGTTCATATTTATATGTAAACACCACCTCTTTCCATTTGTTCCCATCAGCAAAAATGAATGACTCTGGAAATTTCAAATGAGATTTACTAATATTATATGAGGCAAAGGGGTGTGGAAGCATGAAATCAATCTTGATAAAGTacagttttcattcatttattaattcaaaaaatacatattgagtgTCCATCATATGTTTCAAGCTACATTAAATACTTGGGAtagattgaaataaaattaagagtccttgttctttttttttttttttttagaaattttatatattttttttaaatttactttatttatgatagtcacacacagagagagaggcagagacacaggcagagggagaagcaggctccatgcaccgggagcccgacgtgggattcgatcccaggtctccaggatcgcgccctgggccaaaggcaggcgccaaaccgctgtgccacccagggatccccaagagtccTTGTTCTTATAAAGTATGCAGACTAGCAGAGAAGATATACTATTAGTAAATTATGGTACAGTATGAAAAACTATAATATAAGTAAACAAAGGCATGTAAGAAAAGCTTTCTGGAcaaaaattaagttgaaattaAAATCCTAAGTATATGTAGAAGTTCATATTCTTCCAGTTTATTAAGTGCATCATGTACTCATACTTTCTacttgccattttctttttaatatttttctctcatgctTCCAGCCTGCTGCACACACACATCTCATTTTTATAAGAAGTACTTGAAGAACATATAAATAAACACAAGagacaaaagaacagaaaagtccTATGTTCAGTTTTGAATCCCAGAGTGACTGTGGAGCAAAAACAATCTCGGGATTTTTCGTGAAAAAATTGTTaattacatacaatggaatagtccttagtaataaaaagcaataaactaCCAATACACACCACAACACGAATGAATGTCACATGTATTATGCTAAGACTGCAGGGTCCATGACACTCTGGAAAAAGAGAATAATAGGCATGGAGAACAAATCAGTGCTTGCTAAGGGCTGGGTATGGATACAAAGGGGTAGCATTAGGGAATTTTGAACAGTGATGCAGTTTTTCTCTATCTTGGTATCACTGGTGGTTACCTGGTTCTATTCATTTGTCAGAAGTTGATTAGAACCATATGCTAAAAAGGGTGAATTTAATTGTTTATAAATGTTGACaagctgtggggcacctggctagttcagttggaagagcatgtggctcttgatcttggagtcatgactTTAAGCCTTCCATGggtatagagatttcttaaataaataaagctttaaaaaatgttgacaaGCTGTTATATACCATTTTAaggaaaattcatatttttatgaaactatCTAAGATAAATTATTGCTTTCATGAGAACCATTATGCAAAGGCATATCATAACCCATTAGATTTGTACTGTTCAATACAGTAGCTACTAGCtacatgtgactatttaaattatatttcaattaattagaattaaataaaatttaaatattcagttcCTTGTTTGTACTATCAAAGTTTAAAGTGTTCAATGGTTATGTGTGGCCAGTGGTTACTGCATTAAACAAGAGAGATTTAGAACATTTACATCACTGCAGAAAACTCTACTGGACAGTGGTACATTTGATACTCTTCCCTGACTTGATTGCTTTTGTACAGAACTCTTAGATGCCATCAAGGGCCAATCCTGCCCCCACAGAACACTCCGACAATTCGCTGCCGTATCTGCTTGGTCCTAACACTGTACACAACAGGATTgagcacaggagggagaagcaggtagaCATTGGCCAGAAGCATGTGTACTATTGGTGACAAATGCTTCCCAAAGCGATGAATCAGAGTCATGCCAATTAGAGGCACGTAGAAGAGCAATACTGCACAGACATGGGAGAAGCAGGTATTGAGAGCCTTGAGTCTCTCTTCTCGGGAAGCAATGCCCAGTACTGCCTGGAGAATTAGAAAGTAAGAAATCAAAAGGATTAAGGCATCTAGTACAATGATGAAGATCACAGCCAAGAGGCCATAGATGCTATTGACACGAGTGTCAGCGCAGGCAAGCCTCATGGCATCCTGATGGAGGCAGTATGCATGGGAAAGGATATTGGAGTGGCAGAAAGGTAGCCTTTTAATGAGGAAAGGCACAGGGAGTACTGCACCCACACTCCGTAGCAAGACAGTTGCTCCAATCTTGCCGATGATTCCATGAGTGAGAATGGTAGCATAGCGCAAAGGGAAGCGAATCGCCACAAAGCGATCAAAGGCCATAGCGACCAGAACACCTGATTCCACTCCCCCAAAGGTATGGATAAAGAACATCTGAGTGATGCAGGCATCAAAGGTTACTGAGCGCCAGTTGAACCAGTGAACACTGATCATGGTGGGCATGGAAGATAATGAAAGGCTGAGGTCAGTGGCAGCCAGCATAGCCAAAAAATAATACATAGGTTCATGGAGACTTCGCTCAACCTTGATGACAACAAGGATGATGACATTACCTAAGAATGTGGTACTGTAAAGAAGGCAGAGGGGCAAGGCCATCCAAAAGTCTTTCTCTGGCATTCCTGGAATCCCAGTCAAGATGAAGTTCTGATGGTTATCAGTAGTTTGGTTGAATGGTGACATAGTGGAATGAAGTTCTGATTGGGCAAAAAGGGAAGAACTTATTAAGTCAAACAGTTGCAGTTAGAATCAGTGGCAATAAGTATTGAGATGGTAGCCATAAGAAGTGACTTAAACATTAATCTAATATACTCACCTTCACAATCTGATAGAGAAACTATGGCCTTATCCCATGAGGCAATAATTCTATTAGTGACCATCACATGCTAAAATATacttaggagaaagaaaaaagaaaaaaaacttcaattAACACCTGTACCCAACAGGGATATAATTTATCCAGAAACATCAAGGAGTTAGTGGACTTGCTTCCTTGCTGTTCTAGTAAACTCCACCTGAGTCACCAGTATCTGTATGCCCTACTCTGAGTAAAGCCTAGATAGTCCTATGGGCTGTTCTAGACATTAATGTCTAACTCCTGCAGTGACAAAGATCAATATTAAAATCTTGGTGCCACACAGCtctcttctattttaattattcactCTTATCTTCAGGAAGATATATCGAAATGTGCAGCTGAGCAAATCACTTTTTGGGCCAGTCTAGCCACAACTGATAGGGGTTCAGGATTAAAAGAAAGAGCAGTACTATCATGCTTTTAAGGCTGTTTGAGTTCTGACCCTTATGAGAGTCTCATTAAGAATCTCCCACATAAGAATGTACACAAACACAAAGTTCTGtataaaaattaagtgaattcATATATTATTGAAGCCCATCTCAGGACCcacatgaaagaaaacagaacaggaGCCTGGGtcacaacaagaagaaaaatcactaGACAAAGTGCGAGGGGCAGAGAGTTCTGGATGCTTGGGCATGAATAGAGACTGGCCAGAGTTACTCTAAGGTTCTTTTAAGTCAATAATTTAGTTCTACATTGTCTAATATCGTAGCCACTAGATATTTGTGcctgtttacatttaaattaattaaattaaattattaaattaaattaaattaaaacatcagTCCTTAGTTACACTAGCCATGTTTCAagtattcaataattttatatggCTATTGAAGTGACTATTGAATCATATGGTACAGACAGGAaaatttccatcattgcagaaagttctattgaaatttgaaaaattgatCCTGCAGACTACAGATTTAAAGGATATCGACATTCCAGCTGATTTCTTGACAAATCTTAGATCCAATGGGATTTGTGTGTCTTTTACCTACATACTGCATAACCTGTgtctctttacatatttttctttgtctcttttctggAAATTTGAATAAGAAAATAGCTTGAAAACTAGACTCTGGAAATAGAtcacctgggtttaaatcctggctctgtgaccttgaacaagttaatTAATAATCTCTGTGCATATTCCTTacctctttaaaattaaaatgaaaataata encodes:
- the LOC121476165 gene encoding olfactory receptor 51H1-like translates to MSPFNQTTDNHQNFILTGIPGMPEKDFWMALPLCLLYSTTFLGNVIILVVIKVERSLHEPMYYFLAMLAATDLSLSLSSMPTMISVHWFNWRSVTFDACITQMFFIHTFGGVESGVLVAMAFDRFVAIRFPLRYATILTHGIIGKIGATVLLRSVGAVLPVPFLIKRLPFCHSNILSHAYCLHQDAMRLACADTRVNSIYGLLAVIFIIVLDALILLISYFLILQAVLGIASREERLKALNTCFSHVCAVLLFYVPLIGMTLIHRFGKHLSPIVHMLLANVYLLLPPVLNPVVYSVRTKQIRQRIVGVFCGGRIGP